In Chiloscyllium plagiosum isolate BGI_BamShark_2017 chromosome 39, ASM401019v2, whole genome shotgun sequence, one genomic interval encodes:
- the mecp2 gene encoding methyl-CpG-binding protein 2 has translation MVLACARCQLRMLGSNQREEKSEDHEQAGQREKLLKVKKHKRREERDDEKHREAQPTEALVPEPADGNKVETAEQEGAVAATPSTPKPRRSLIRDRGPLYDDPTLPEGWTRKLKQRKSGRSAGKYDVYIINPQGKAFRSKVELLAHFEKVGDTTLDPSDFDFTVTGRGSPSRREKKPPKKPKSPKSTGTGRGRGRPKGSGKDKRVQKGGPSKRLSDKSAAKLLVKMPFSAPLLQKAEGATSSTEQLPKVRKGGPGRKRKSEIEPQAVPKKRGRKPGGGFVVPAMKKKIIKESSIKPEEVTVLPIKKRNLGEESSPLKKRKSTRIFEEDTSIPVVGSSVVKESIQPEQSVTDGGEKSGKGQKSIKSVIHKAREGSPKGRSIKKEPPHPADPKDSEPVEVTAQEAESSKDRRSPSEPKDLSARACMEEKPPRSRPEADLLPKEPSKTELAEKGKLRGEGDQRAVISTVPRPSREEAADTRATVSERVS, from the exons cgaagagaaatcagaggacCACGAGCAGGCTGGGCAAAGGGAGAAGCTGCTGAAAGTGAAGAAACATAAGAGAAGAGAGGAGCGAGATGATGAGAAACATCGAGAAGCCCAGCCTACGGAAGCTCTGGTCCCGGAGCCAGCTGATGGGAACAAAGTTGAAACAGCGGAACAAGAGGGAGCTGTTGCGGCCACCCCTTCCACTCCGAAGCCAAGGCGCTCTCTGATCAGAGACCGAGGCCCATTATATGATGACCCCACACTTCCTGAGGGCTGGACACGGAAGCTCAAGCAGAGGAAGTCAGGCCGATCAGCGGGAAAGTACGACGTGTACATTATCAA CCCACAGGGAAAGGCATTCCGTTCCAAAGTAGAGCTCCTGGCACACTTCGAGAAGGTCGGAGATACCACACTCGACCCCAGCGACTTTGACTTCACAGTCACAGGGCGAGGGAGCCCCTCAAGAAGAGAGAAGAAGCCGCCTAAAAAGCCAAAGAGCCCCAAGTCGACCGGTACGGGAAGAGGCCGGGGCAGGCCCAAAGGGAGTGGCAAAGacaagagggttcagaaaggcgGTCCGTCGAAGAGGTTGTCGGATAAAAGCGCGGCAAAGCTCCTGGTTAAAATGCCTTTCTCAGCTCCCCTGTTGCAGAAGGCTGAAGGAGCCACGTCTTCCACAGAACAACTTCCAAAGGTGCGGAAAGGCGGGCCTGGCAGGAAGAGGAAGTCTGAGATCGAGCCCCAGGCTGTCCCAAAGAAGAGGGGCCGAAAGCCTGGCGGGGGCTTTGTGGTGCCAGCCATGAAGAAGAAAATCATCAAGGAGTCTTCCATCAAGCCTGAAGAAGTGACTGTTTTGCCAATCAAAAAGAGGAACCTGGGGGAGGAGAGCTCCCCcctgaaaaagagaaaaagtaccCGCATCTTTGAGGAGGACACCAGCATACCGGTAGTGGGGAGCTCGGTGGTGAAGGAAAGCATCCAGCCTGAACAATCAGTGACGGATGGTGGAGAGAAAAGTGGGAAAGGACAGAAAAGCATTAAAAGTGTGATTCACAAGGCAAGAGAGGGGAGCCCGAAAGGCAGGAGTATCAAGAAGGAGCCCCCTCACCCTGCTGACCCCAAGGATTCGGAGCCAGTGGAGGTGACTGCTCAAGAGGCGGAGAGCTCCAAGGACAGGAGGAGCCCCTCAGAACCCAAAGACTTGAGCGCAAGAGCGTGCATGGAGGAGAAGCCTCCACGGAGCAGACCCGAGGCTGACCTGCTTCCAAAGGAGCCCTCAAAGACTGAGCTCGCAGAGAAGGGCAAACTGAGAGGCGAGGGTGATCAGCGGGCTGTCATCTCGACTGTGCCGAGGCCGAGTAGAGAAGAGGCGGCAGATACCCGAGCGACTGTCTCGGAGAGAGTTAGCTGA